A genomic stretch from Coleofasciculus sp. FACHB-T130 includes:
- a CDS encoding GNAT family N-acetyltransferase translates to MPSSGAARTRVPQPDQGGVVEIAYGVDPEYQGRGYATEAARALVNFAFRSGQVRLVRAHTWAENNASMRVLAKCGFECIGEVVDPEDGLVWRWELQREAA, encoded by the coding sequence GTGCCGTCATCGGGAGCTGCGCGTACAAGGGTCCCCCAGCCAGACCAAGGAGGAGTCGTTGAGATTGCTTACGGAGTAGACCCGGAGTATCAAGGGCGCGGGTATGCCACGGAGGCAGCTAGGGCGCTGGTCAATTTTGCGTTCCGCAGTGGGCAAGTCCGTCTAGTTCGTGCCCACACATGGGCGGAGAACAACGCTTCGATGCGGGTACTTGCGAAGTGTGGATTTGAGTGTATCGGTGAGGTGGTAGACCCAGAGGACGGTTTGGTTTGGAGGTGGGAATTACAGCGAGAAGCCGCCTAA